One segment of Haemophilus influenzae DNA contains the following:
- the citF gene encoding citrate lyase subunit alpha — protein sequence MTTREQRIEKYHASRPVYQAELKSESLARTEKDRKLCTSLEEAIKRSGLKDGMTVSFHHAFRGGDFVVNMVMNKIAEMGFKNLTLASSSLIDSHFPIVEHIKNGVVTKIYSSGLRGELAEQISRGLLNEPVNIHSHGGRVHLVKSGELKIDVAFLGVPCCDTFGNSNGFTGKSKCGSLGYARVDAECADKVVLLTEEFVEYPHHPIGIAQDQVDLIVQVEAVGDPKKIGGGATRMTTNPRELLIARKCAEVIFASGYFKDGFSLQTGSGGAALAVTRFLEEKMRRENITADFALGGITASMVALHEAGLIKKLLDVQSFDSVAAESLARNPNHIEVSANQYANYSSKGASVERLDMVILSALEIDTKFNVNVLTGSDGVIRGASGGHCDTAASAQIAIIVAPLVRGRIPTVVENVITCVTPGENVDILVTDHGVAVNPKRPDLIDALNKADIPLFTIEQLCECAYSITGKPKEIEFTNKPVAVVRYRDGSVIDTVYQVKD from the coding sequence ATGACAACAAGAGAACAACGTATTGAAAAATATCATGCTAGTCGCCCAGTTTATCAAGCTGAGCTTAAATCTGAATCCCTTGCGCGCACTGAGAAAGATCGTAAACTTTGTACTTCTTTAGAAGAAGCAATTAAACGCTCGGGCTTAAAAGATGGTATGACTGTTTCATTTCATCATGCTTTTCGGGGCGGAGATTTCGTGGTGAATATGGTGATGAATAAAATTGCCGAAATGGGTTTCAAAAATCTGACCCTTGCATCTTCATCCTTAATTGATAGCCACTTCCCGATTGTCGAACATATCAAAAATGGCGTGGTCACCAAAATCTATTCTTCTGGTTTACGCGGTGAACTTGCAGAGCAAATCTCTCGCGGTTTATTAAATGAACCTGTAAATATTCATTCTCATGGTGGACGTGTTCACTTAGTAAAATCTGGCGAATTAAAAATTGACGTTGCTTTTTTAGGCGTACCTTGCTGTGACACATTCGGTAATTCCAATGGATTTACTGGAAAAAGTAAATGCGGCTCTCTAGGCTATGCGCGAGTCGATGCTGAATGCGCTGACAAAGTTGTGTTGCTCACAGAGGAATTTGTTGAATACCCGCACCACCCAATCGGCATTGCTCAAGATCAAGTAGATTTAATCGTGCAAGTTGAAGCCGTCGGTGACCCGAAAAAAATTGGCGGTGGCGCAACCCGAATGACTACCAATCCACGCGAATTACTCATCGCGCGTAAATGTGCAGAAGTAATTTTTGCCAGTGGTTATTTTAAAGATGGCTTCTCATTACAAACTGGTTCTGGGGGGGCAGCATTAGCTGTTACACGCTTCCTAGAAGAAAAAATGCGTCGTGAAAATATCACTGCCGATTTCGCACTTGGCGGTATTACCGCAAGTATGGTGGCATTACATGAGGCTGGTCTTATTAAAAAATTATTAGATGTTCAAAGTTTTGACTCTGTTGCGGCTGAATCACTTGCTCGCAACCCAAATCATATTGAAGTTTCCGCTAACCAATATGCGAACTATAGTTCCAAAGGGGCATCGGTTGAACGTTTAGATATGGTTATTCTTTCTGCTCTAGAAATCGACACTAAATTTAACGTGAATGTATTGACTGGCTCTGACGGTGTGATTCGCGGTGCATCTGGTGGTCATTGCGATACCGCAGCTTCTGCACAAATAGCAATCATTGTGGCACCATTAGTTCGTGGTCGTATTCCAACCGTGGTGGAAAACGTGATTACCTGTGTAACACCTGGTGAAAACGTCGATATTCTCGTTACCGATCATGGTGTAGCAGTAAATCCTAAACGTCCAGATTTGATAGACGCTTTAAATAAAGCAGATATTCCTTTGTTTACCATTGAACAGCTTTGTGAGTGCGCTTACAGCATTACAGGTAAACCAAAAGAAATTGAGTTTACTAATAAACCTGTGGCTGTTGTTCGTTATCGTGATGGTTCGGTGATTGATACGGTGTATCAAGTTAAAGACTAG
- the citD gene encoding citrate lyase acyl carrier protein, with protein MKITKVAVAGTLESSDVQVRVQPFDSLDIEINSSVAKQFGEQIEATVREVLAKLGITAAQVIVEDKGALDCVLQARVKAAAMRATDEMINWEAVL; from the coding sequence ATGAAAATAACAAAAGTAGCCGTTGCAGGGACACTGGAATCCAGTGATGTTCAAGTACGGGTTCAACCTTTTGATTCACTCGATATTGAAATCAATAGCTCAGTAGCAAAACAATTTGGTGAACAAATTGAAGCGACAGTTCGTGAAGTATTAGCAAAACTTGGCATTACAGCAGCACAAGTCATTGTAGAAGACAAAGGGGCGTTAGATTGCGTGTTACAAGCTCGAGTAAAAGCTGCTGCAATGCGTGCAACTGATGAAATGATTAACTGGGAGGCTGTGTTATGA
- the citG gene encoding triphosphoribosyl-dephospho-CoA synthase CitG, which yields MQHFFTTFSTEGSEISLEALLNAREERAILQQQLITQYGQTLLCITLTAVGGVKKNALLDYVFRKALENLTALFTQLNITAVKEIIRPLETGHEAYFVLPIDARTLKVLMIELEESIPLARLWDLDVFNAKGNLLSRTDFDLSPRTCLVCGENAKICARTRKHEIDEIVDKIQSLAQNHDFAEHIGEQVYLALIQEARLSPKPGLVDAINNGSHKDMNLHTFEQSAISLKPFFTQFVLKGMMTAHLSENQILAEIRPLGLLAEKAMFKVTDGVNTHKGAIFSFGLVCTAIGRLLAQKSLAQSAVDFDVKLICSLVAQFTQGLTDELKNYPEHLPSTAGVRLFQKYGLTGVRGEAENGFNLIQTLLPQFDEYHQLEWEHRLLILLLNLMAINSDTNVVHRGGLAGLHFIQQTARDLLTDQHLVTDKAALTQALMKFDTACIERNLSSGGSADLLALTIFFLSFRGN from the coding sequence TTGCAGCATTTTTTTACGACATTCTCTACAGAGGGTTCAGAAATTTCACTTGAAGCATTACTTAATGCTCGAGAGGAACGTGCAATTTTACAACAACAGCTTATAACACAATATGGACAAACCTTACTTTGCATCACTTTAACTGCTGTGGGTGGAGTAAAAAAAAATGCTTTGCTGGATTATGTTTTTAGAAAAGCTCTAGAAAATCTGACCGCACTTTTTACTCAGTTAAACATTACAGCAGTAAAAGAAATAATCCGTCCGTTAGAAACGGGGCATGAAGCCTATTTTGTATTACCGATAGATGCTCGTACGCTAAAAGTGCTGATGATTGAATTGGAAGAAAGCATTCCTCTTGCTCGTTTGTGGGATTTAGATGTGTTTAATGCTAAAGGCAATCTACTGAGTCGTACAGATTTTGATCTTTCTCCAAGAACTTGTTTAGTGTGCGGGGAAAATGCAAAAATCTGTGCCAGAACCCGCAAGCACGAGATTGATGAGATTGTGGATAAAATTCAATCTCTTGCACAAAATCATGATTTCGCAGAACATATTGGTGAACAAGTTTATCTGGCATTAATACAAGAGGCTCGCTTATCGCCAAAACCTGGTTTAGTGGATGCCATCAATAACGGTTCGCACAAAGATATGAACCTGCATACTTTTGAGCAAAGTGCGATTAGTTTAAAACCTTTTTTTACGCAGTTTGTTCTCAAAGGCATGATGACCGCGCATTTGTCTGAAAATCAAATTCTCGCTGAAATTCGTCCTTTAGGTTTATTGGCGGAAAAAGCAATGTTTAAAGTTACTGATGGCGTAAACACCCACAAAGGTGCTATTTTTTCTTTTGGTTTAGTGTGTACGGCAATTGGACGATTATTGGCACAAAAAAGTTTGGCTCAAAGTGCGGTAGATTTTGATGTTAAATTAATCTGCTCACTTGTTGCACAATTTACTCAAGGTTTAACGGATGAACTCAAAAATTATCCTGAACACTTGCCTAGTACGGCTGGAGTGCGTTTATTCCAAAAATATGGCTTAACAGGTGTCCGTGGCGAAGCAGAAAATGGCTTTAATCTCATTCAAACGTTGTTGCCACAATTTGATGAGTACCATCAGTTAGAATGGGAACATCGTTTACTGATTTTGTTGTTGAATTTAATGGCAATTAACTCCGACACTAACGTGGTTCATCGAGGTGGTTTAGCAGGATTGCATTTCATACAGCAAACAGCACGGGATCTGCTTACAGATCAACATCTTGTGACAGATAAAGCAGCACTGACACAAGCATTAATGAAATTTGATACCGCCTGCATTGAACGTAATTTAAGTTCGGGCGGTAGTGCTGATTTATTAGCACTAACAATTTTCTTTTTATCATTTAGAGGTAATTAA
- the citE gene encoding citrate (pro-3S)-lyase subunit beta: MKLRRSMLFVPGSNAAMLSNSFIYKPDSIMFDLEDAVALKEKDSARLLVAHALQHPLYKEIETVVRVNPLDSEFGLLDLNAVVRAGVDVVRMPKTESAQDVLDMDHAITEIEKACGRKAGSTKMLAAIESPLGITQANQIAFASKRLIGIALGAEDYVRNLKTERSPEGIELLFARCSILQAARAAGIQAFDTVYSNANNEEGFLKEAALIKQLGFDGKSLINPRQIELLHNLFAPTQKDVEQAKRIIEAAAEAERQGAGVVSLNGKMIDAPIIDRAKLVLERAKSGVREE, translated from the coding sequence ATGAAATTAAGAAGAAGTATGTTATTTGTGCCAGGCTCAAATGCCGCCATGTTAAGTAATAGCTTTATTTATAAACCAGATTCCATTATGTTTGACTTAGAAGATGCGGTTGCTCTCAAAGAAAAAGATTCTGCTCGTTTATTAGTCGCTCACGCACTTCAACATCCGCTTTATAAAGAAATTGAGACCGTAGTTCGTGTTAATCCGCTAGATTCTGAATTTGGTTTATTGGATTTGAATGCGGTAGTGCGTGCGGGTGTGGATGTGGTACGTATGCCAAAAACTGAAAGCGCGCAAGATGTGTTGGATATGGATCACGCCATTACTGAGATTGAGAAAGCCTGCGGTCGAAAAGCAGGTTCGACTAAAATGCTAGCAGCCATCGAATCACCATTAGGTATCACTCAAGCCAACCAAATAGCTTTCGCTTCTAAACGTTTAATTGGTATCGCATTGGGTGCTGAGGATTACGTACGTAATTTAAAAACCGAGCGTTCACCAGAGGGGATTGAACTGCTTTTTGCTCGTTGTTCTATTTTACAAGCGGCACGTGCGGCTGGCATTCAGGCCTTTGATACCGTATATTCTAACGCGAACAATGAAGAAGGCTTCTTAAAAGAGGCTGCGTTAATTAAACAGCTTGGTTTTGACGGTAAATCCTTAATCAACCCACGCCAAATTGAATTGTTACACAACTTATTTGCACCGACACAAAAAGACGTGGAGCAGGCAAAACGCATTATTGAAGCGGCAGCAGAAGCTGAACGACAAGGGGCTGGTGTTGTTTCGTTAAACGGTAAAATGATTGATGCACCGATTATTGATCGCGCAAAATTGGTATTAGAACGTGCGAAATCAGGTGTTCGTGAAGAGTAA